A section of the Oryza sativa Japonica Group chromosome 1, ASM3414082v1 genome encodes:
- the LOC4324555 gene encoding cationic peroxidase SPC4 translates to MARKMSSTLQVLVVSCCSLLLLCAPAASAGDYPPTAKGLSYGFYQRSCPKAETIVRSFLKKAIRNDVGLAPGLIRLHFHDCFVQGCDASVLLARTATEASELDAPPNETIRPSALMAVAQLRALLDDACSGAVVSCADILTLAARDSVRLVGGPEYRVPLGRRDGATIAARERVVAAFPPPSSNVTALLAAVAKIGLDAADLVALSGAHTLGVSRCISFDDRLFPQVDATMDARFAAHLRLSCPAKNTTNTTAIDVRTPNAFDNKYYVDLLSRQGLLTSDQVLFSDGRTRGLVGRFAVDQPEFFRRFAFSMVKMSQIQVMTGVQGEIRTNCSVRNAAGGGT, encoded by the exons ATGGCGAGAAAAATGAGCAGCACGTTGCAGGTTTTGGTCGTTTCCTGCTGCAGCTTGCTGCTTCTGTGTGCTCCGGCGGCCTCCGCCGGCGATTACCCGCCGACGGCGAAGGGCTTGTCGTACGGTTTCTACCAGAGGAGCTGTCCCAAGGCGGAGACCATCGTGAGGAGCTTCCTCAAGAAGGCCATCCGCAACGACGTCGGCCTCGCCCCCGGCCTCATCCGTCTCCACTTCCATGACTGCTTCGTCCAG GGTTGCGACGCGTCGGTGCTGTTGGCGCGCACGGCGACGGAGGCGAGCGAGCTGGACGCTCCACCCAACGAGACCATCCGCCCGTCGGCGTTGATGGCCGTCGCCCAACTCCGCGCCCTGCTCGACGACGCGTGCAGCGGGGCCGTCGTCTCCTGCGCTGACATCCTCACCCTCGCCGCGCGCGACTCCGTCCGCCTGGTCGGCGGGCCGGAGTACAGGGTCCCCCTGGGCcggcgcgacggcgcgacgaTCGCGGCGAGGGagcgcgtcgtcgccgcgttcccgccgccgagctccaaCGTGAcggcgctcctcgccgccgtggccaaGATCggcctcgacgccgccgacctcgtGGCGCTCTCCGGCGCGCACACGCTCGGCGTCTCCCGCTGCATCTCCTTCGACGACCGCCTCTTCCCGCAGGTGGACGCCACCATGGACGCGCGGTTCGCCGCCCACCTCAGGCTCTCCTGCCCGGCCAAGAACACCACCAACACCACCGCCATCGACGTACGGACGCCCAACGCCTTCGACAACAAGTACTACGTCGACCTGCTCAGCCGGCAGGGGCTCCTGACCTCCGATCAGGTGCTGTTCAGCGACGGCAGGACGAGGGGCCTCGTCGGCAGGTTCGCCGTCGACCAGCCGGAGTTCTTCCGCCGCTTCGCCTTCTCCATGGTGAAGATGTCGCAGATCCAGGTGATGACGGGAGTGCAGGGGGAGATCCGCACCAACTGCTCGGTGCGcaacgccgccggcggtggcaccTAG
- the LOC4324556 gene encoding cationic peroxidase SPC4: MASRTSATAGMLLLAAAAALVCSSAAARMPPLAKGLSLGYYDASCPQAEAVVFEFLQDAIAKDVGLAAALIRLHFHDCFVQGCDASILLDSTPTEKSEKLAPPNKTLRKSAFDAIDDLRDLLDRECGDTVVSCSDIVTLAARDSVLLAGGPWYDVPLGRHDGSSFASEDAVLSALPSPDSNVTTLLEALGKLKLDAHDLVALSGAHTVGIAHCTSFDKRLFPQVDPTMDKWFAGHLKVTCPVLNTNDTTVNDIRTPNTFDNKYYVDLQNRQGLFTSDQGLFFNATTKPIVTKFAVDQSAFFDQYVYSVVKMGMIEVLTGSQGQIRKRCSVSNAAAAGDRAWSVVETVAEAAESLVL; the protein is encoded by the coding sequence ATGGCGTCCAGGACTAGTGCTACTGCCGGCAtgctgctgctcgccgccgcggctgcgctGGTGtgcagctcggcggcggcgaggatgccGCCGTTGGCGAAGGGGTTGTCGTTGGGCTACTACGACGCGAGTTGCCCGCAGGCGGAGGCCGTCGTGTTCGAGTTCCTGCAGGACGCCATCGCCAAGGACGtcggcctcgccgcggcgctgATCCGGCTCcacttccacgactgcttcgtccaGGGCTGCGACGCCTCCATCCTGCTCGACAGCACACCCACCGAGAAGAGCGAGAAGTTGGCGCCGCCGAACAAGACCCTCCGCAAGTCGGCGTTCGACGCCATCGACGATCTCCGCGACCTGCTCGACAGGGAATGCGGCGACACCGTCGTGTCCTGCTCCGACATCGTCACCCTCGCCGCCCGCGACTccgtcctcctcgccggtgGCCCGTGGTACGATGTTCCCCTCGGCCGCCACGACGGCTCCAGTTTCGCGTCTGAGGACGCCGTCCTGAGCGCGCTCCCGTCGCCGGACTCCAACGTCACCACGCTCCTCGAAGCGCTGGGCAAGCTCAAGCTCGACGCCCACGACCTCGTCGCCCTCTCCGGCGCGCACACCGTCGGCATCGCGCACTGCACTTCCTTCGACAAGCGCCTCTTCCCTCAAGTCGACCCCACCATGGACAAGTGGTTCGCCGGCCACCTCAAGGTCACCTGCCCGGTGCTGAACACCAACGACACCACCGTCAACGACATCCGGACGCCCAACACCTTCGACAACAAGTACTACGTCGACCTGCAAAACCGCCAGGGCCTCTTCACCTCCGACCAGGGCCTCTTCTTCAACGCAACCACCAAGCCGATCGTCACCAAGTTCGCCGTCGACCAGTCGGCCTTCTTCGACCAGTACGTCTACTCCGTCGTCAAGATGGGCATGATCGAGGTGCTCACCGGCTCGCAGGGGCAGATCCGCAAGCGCTGTTCGGtgtccaacgccgccgccgccggcgaccgtgcTTGGTCCGTCGTGGAGACCGTCGCTGAGGCCGCCGAGAGCTTGGTGCTGTAG